In the genome of Flexistipes sinusarabici DSM 4947, one region contains:
- the pstC gene encoding phosphate ABC transporter permease subunit PstC has protein sequence MSLGNLIFIVLGGIVPLAYIAYIIASRKASVWENQNISIHSRPYMHGWFVVVIMGVPSMVAAVAAGLLHVTGIYSVSPFILIVACIVLVASGFAFGLKKISPDFRARNKVENVIKWSLIAASLVSIMTTVGIVLSILFEALRFFDAVGFWNFITGTKWNPDTAFLSGAGRGGEQAANADFGAVPIFAGTFMITFIAMCVAVPIGLFSAIFLAEYATPRFRKIMKPLLEVLAGIPTVVYGFFAAITVSPLVVKAAAFFGLEAAYTNALSPGLVMGIMIIPLMSSLSDDVINAVPHSLREGSLALGTTVAETTKRVILPAALPGIVSAFLLSVSRAIGETMIVVMAAGLRPNLTANPLEGMTTVTVRIVDSLTGDQSFDSLETLSAFGLGFVLLILTLILNIISTIIVRKFREKYE, from the coding sequence TTGAGCTTGGGGAATCTGATATTTATTGTGCTGGGCGGTATAGTTCCGTTAGCTTATATAGCCTATATTATAGCATCCAGAAAAGCATCTGTCTGGGAAAATCAAAATATATCCATTCATTCCCGGCCGTACATGCACGGATGGTTTGTTGTGGTAATTATGGGTGTGCCTTCGATGGTGGCTGCTGTAGCTGCTGGTCTGTTGCATGTTACCGGTATTTACTCTGTAAGCCCGTTTATACTTATTGTTGCATGTATTGTTTTGGTGGCATCAGGTTTTGCATTTGGTTTAAAGAAAATATCTCCGGATTTCAGAGCACGTAATAAAGTGGAAAATGTTATAAAGTGGTCTTTGATTGCTGCCTCTCTTGTTTCTATTATGACGACGGTGGGCATTGTTCTTTCCATTTTATTTGAAGCGCTGAGATTCTTTGATGCTGTTGGTTTCTGGAATTTTATTACAGGAACTAAATGGAATCCTGATACGGCTTTTCTGAGTGGGGCCGGCAGAGGCGGGGAACAGGCGGCTAATGCCGATTTTGGTGCCGTTCCTATTTTCGCCGGTACGTTTATGATTACTTTTATTGCAATGTGTGTTGCTGTTCCGATTGGACTTTTTTCTGCAATTTTTCTGGCTGAATATGCAACTCCAAGATTTCGAAAAATAATGAAACCGCTTCTTGAAGTCCTGGCTGGTATTCCAACAGTTGTGTATGGATTTTTTGCCGCAATTACAGTAAGTCCTCTGGTTGTTAAGGCTGCGGCTTTTTTTGGTCTGGAAGCTGCTTATACCAATGCGCTTTCACCGGGCCTTGTGATGGGTATTATGATTATTCCTTTGATGTCATCACTTTCTGATGATGTTATAAATGCTGTACCCCACAGCCTCAGAGAAGGATCATTGGCTTTAGGTACAACAGTGGCCGAAACAACCAAAAGGGTCATTTTGCCTGCTGCACTGCCGGGGATTGTATCAGCATTCCTTCTTTCTGTTTCCAGAGCTATCGGGGAGACTATGATTGTTGTTATGGCTGCAGGATTGAGACCCAATCTGACAGCTAATCCACTGGAAGGTATGACCACAGTTACCGTGAGGATTGTGGATTCTCTGACCGGCGATCAGTCTTTTGACAGTCTGGAAACCCTGTCTGCATTTGGCCTCGGTTTTGTTTTACTAATACTTACTTTAATTTTAAACATTATATCAACTATCATTGTCAGAAAATTCAGAGAAAAATATGAATAG
- a CDS encoding PstS family phosphate ABC transporter substrate-binding protein, with protein sequence MKRLLKSMLIAVAMVVFASSFASARDQIRIVGSSTVYPFASYVAEEFGTTTKYPTPVIESTGSGGGHKLTWAGDGIDTPDITNSSRRIKVSEFKRAMENGVDGIIEVVFGYDGIVLANNEKAERLKLSREDILLAVAAEVPKNGKLVKNPYEYWDEINSDLPHNKILIYGPPTSSGTRDALKELVMEAASEEIPAYGGEYTKIRQDGAYVPAGENDNLIVQRLTKDPDAIGIFGYSFLEENQGRIQGAIIEGYEPKPEYISSGKYPVSRSLYFYVKKDHIGKVPGIDAYVDLFLSEKMIGEYGYLKNIGLIPLPKEKREEVRKNWENRKELQLSDLK encoded by the coding sequence ATGAAACGTTTGTTGAAAAGTATGTTGATAGCTGTGGCAATGGTTGTTTTCGCCAGTAGTTTCGCCTCGGCTAGGGATCAAATCAGAATTGTAGGCTCAAGTACAGTTTATCCTTTTGCAAGTTATGTTGCAGAAGAATTCGGGACAACAACCAAGTATCCCACCCCCGTTATCGAGTCAACAGGTTCAGGTGGCGGACACAAATTAACATGGGCAGGAGACGGTATTGATACACCTGATATTACCAACTCCTCAAGACGTATCAAGGTTTCTGAGTTTAAAAGAGCTATGGAGAACGGAGTTGACGGAATTATTGAGGTGGTCTTCGGATATGACGGAATTGTTCTGGCAAACAATGAAAAGGCCGAAAGGCTTAAATTAAGTAGAGAGGATATACTTCTGGCTGTTGCAGCGGAAGTACCGAAAAACGGTAAACTGGTGAAAAATCCTTATGAATACTGGGACGAGATAAATTCCGATTTGCCTCATAATAAAATCCTGATATACGGCCCTCCGACTTCTTCAGGGACAAGAGATGCTTTGAAAGAGCTGGTTATGGAGGCTGCCTCCGAGGAAATTCCTGCTTACGGAGGTGAATATACCAAGATTCGTCAGGACGGGGCTTATGTGCCTGCCGGAGAAAATGATAACCTTATAGTCCAAAGGCTCACCAAAGATCCGGATGCAATCGGTATATTTGGATATTCATTCCTTGAGGAAAATCAGGGTAGGATACAGGGAGCAATAATTGAAGGATATGAACCTAAGCCTGAATATATATCCAGCGGAAAATATCCTGTATCCAGAAGTTTGTATTTCTATGTTAAAAAAGATCATATCGGAAAAGTTCCCGGTATAGATGCTTATGTTGATCTTTTTCTCAGTGAAAAGATGATTGGGGAATACGGCTATCTGAAAAATATAGGCTTGATACCTCTGCCTAAGGAAAAAAGGGAAGAAGTCAGGAAAAACTGGGAAAACAGAAAAGAGCTTCAATTATCAGACTTGAAATAA
- a CDS encoding amino acid ABC transporter permease yields MIRTGKIRFTLFDFFFLGLLFFLFAAFLWKVHSYLMYDWQWGEIFPHFFYIEKGSIHPGVFMQGIFYTIKLSVWSIIFATILGTVLGILRSSNKIFRNLISIAFVEVHRNIPPIVLIFISYFFIGDQLFNLLHIDSIMRSMGENFRNFAEFIFAPLPIMSSFFSGVLALTVYEAAYISEIVKSGIMSVPKNQVESAYALGMNKYKVIRYVILPQAFRRILPPLASQFVSTIKDSAIVSVIAVPELTFQGLELMSATFLTMEIWIVITLMYFFLTFSCSKIIQYLEIKYSF; encoded by the coding sequence ATGATAAGAACGGGTAAAATCAGATTTACCTTATTTGATTTTTTCTTTCTGGGTTTGCTGTTTTTTCTTTTTGCTGCTTTCCTCTGGAAAGTACACAGTTACCTTATGTATGACTGGCAGTGGGGGGAGATCTTCCCCCACTTTTTCTACATTGAAAAAGGTTCAATCCACCCTGGCGTTTTTATGCAGGGGATATTCTATACAATCAAACTCAGTGTGTGGTCTATAATATTTGCCACTATTCTTGGTACTGTTCTGGGAATCCTGAGATCCAGTAATAAAATTTTTCGTAATCTCATTTCTATTGCATTTGTTGAGGTGCATAGAAATATTCCTCCTATTGTTTTAATTTTCATCTCGTATTTTTTTATAGGTGACCAGCTTTTTAATTTACTGCATATCGACAGTATCATGCGAAGTATGGGGGAAAATTTCAGAAACTTTGCAGAATTTATTTTTGCTCCGCTACCTATAATGTCATCCTTTTTTTCAGGAGTGCTCGCTTTGACTGTTTACGAGGCTGCGTACATATCTGAAATTGTAAAATCGGGGATCATGTCTGTTCCAAAAAACCAGGTTGAGTCAGCGTATGCTCTTGGCATGAATAAGTATAAAGTTATCAGATATGTCATTTTGCCGCAGGCCTTCAGAAGGATTCTGCCTCCCCTTGCGTCCCAGTTTGTTTCAACAATAAAAGATTCGGCCATCGTATCCGTTATTGCAGTTCCGGAACTGACATTTCAGGGATTGGAGCTTATGTCTGCAACGTTTCTTACTATGGAGATCTGGATAGTAATAACATTAATGTACTTTTTCCTTACTTTCAGCTGCTCCAAAATTATCCAATATCTGGAAATAAAATACTCTTTTTAA
- a CDS encoding transporter substrate-binding domain-containing protein, translating into MFRRIFLALIIFSMIFAISSPVFAESVREKLSNESTIEKVIQRGVLKVGFSTFVPWAMKAKDGEFIGFEIDVAKKLANDLGVKVEFIPTKWSGIIPALLTGKYDVIIGGMSITPKRNLKVNFTIPYEYSGMSIVASKINAKGMDEISDFNKEDMIIAARLGTTAEVAARKHLPKAKLKLFDSESQAVQEVLVGRAHAMVASAPLPHFQAIKYPDRLYVPIDENFTKEPIAFAVRKGDIDTLNVFNSWIRLNWDSGWLKERYEYWFETRKWEERIK; encoded by the coding sequence ATGTTTAGACGTATTTTTCTGGCTCTGATTATTTTCAGTATGATTTTTGCTATCTCTTCACCGGTTTTTGCCGAATCGGTCAGGGAGAAACTGAGCAATGAGAGCACAATTGAAAAGGTTATTCAAAGAGGTGTTTTAAAAGTGGGTTTTTCCACTTTTGTGCCATGGGCAATGAAAGCCAAAGACGGTGAATTTATAGGTTTTGAAATTGATGTTGCTAAAAAGCTGGCTAATGATCTGGGAGTTAAAGTTGAATTTATTCCAACCAAATGGTCCGGCATCATACCGGCACTGCTGACAGGGAAATATGACGTAATTATAGGGGGTATGAGCATTACTCCTAAGAGAAACCTTAAGGTCAATTTTACCATCCCTTACGAATATTCCGGTATGTCTATTGTGGCGAGTAAAATAAATGCCAAGGGGATGGATGAAATCAGTGATTTCAATAAAGAGGATATGATAATTGCTGCCAGACTGGGGACAACTGCTGAAGTTGCCGCCAGAAAACATCTGCCAAAAGCCAAACTGAAACTTTTTGATTCCGAATCACAGGCTGTTCAGGAAGTACTTGTGGGAAGGGCTCATGCAATGGTGGCATCGGCTCCGCTTCCGCACTTTCAGGCTATCAAATATCCGGACAGGCTTTATGTGCCCATTGATGAAAATTTTACAAAGGAGCCTATAGCTTTTGCCGTCAGAAAAGGGGATATAGACACGTTGAATGTATTCAACAGCTGGATTCGGCTTAATTGGGATTCCGGCTGGTTAAAAGAAAGGTATGAATACTGGTTTGAAACGAGGAAATGGGAGGAGAGAATCAAGTAG
- a CDS encoding amino acid ABC transporter permease has product MLYKYKLIDILKFAVFLFLIVAAVIFLSQRIGYNWQFYRIKEFLYTYENGRLVFGPIIQGLGITLKISSVSLVLAILLGFFTAILRMTESFSGNFIARGYILIIRNTPLIIQLFFVYFVIAPPFGINAFYSGVIALSLFEGAYISEIIRGSILSVGKEQFESSMSLGMNFYQRMRYIILPQALRLAAPPLTSQMIALVKDSALVSTISIYDMTMQAQRLVSETYLVFEIWFTVAGIYLLINLMLSILVKFVNMKVYE; this is encoded by the coding sequence ATTCTTTATAAGTATAAACTCATTGATATTTTAAAATTTGCTGTTTTTCTGTTTTTAATTGTTGCGGCAGTAATTTTCCTGTCTCAGCGTATAGGCTATAACTGGCAGTTTTACAGAATCAAGGAATTTTTATATACCTATGAAAACGGCCGGCTGGTATTCGGTCCCATCATCCAGGGGCTTGGAATAACTCTTAAAATATCGTCCGTAAGCCTTGTTCTGGCGATTTTATTGGGTTTCTTTACTGCAATTCTCAGAATGACGGAATCCTTTTCCGGTAATTTTATAGCACGCGGCTACATTCTCATTATCAGAAACACACCCCTTATCATTCAGCTTTTTTTCGTTTACTTTGTTATAGCTCCTCCTTTTGGCATCAATGCATTTTATTCAGGGGTTATAGCTCTGAGTTTGTTTGAGGGTGCATATATATCCGAAATTATCAGGGGTTCTATACTTTCCGTAGGAAAAGAGCAGTTTGAATCATCGATGAGTCTTGGCATGAATTTCTATCAGCGTATGCGGTATATTATACTGCCGCAGGCTTTAAGGCTGGCAGCACCGCCTTTAACAAGCCAGATGATAGCACTGGTTAAGGATTCTGCCCTTGTCAGTACTATATCTATTTATGATATGACAATGCAGGCTCAGAGACTTGTAAGTGAGACTTACCTGGTTTTTGAAATATGGTTTACGGTTGCAGGTATATATTTGTTGATTAACTTAATGTTATCCATTTTGGTGAAATTTGTTAATATGAAAGTGTACGAATAA
- the murB gene encoding UDP-N-acetylmuramate dehydrogenase, producing the protein MKLISENVFLKDYYFYRAGGTARYLACPKTAQELSGILEWRRKKKVSYTLIGAGSNVLFSDDLFDGLVIVLAGLNRWIVRSRQRVICGAGVPLHCLIEFTALSGLAGLENLYGIPGSTGGSCLMNAGAFGSEISDNLEKVEVLDSEGRVLTLSRGEIEFGYRKSSLDGYIVLSAEFLLKYADPMSLRKKIDLRASKRDEKQPVESCSCGSVFKRPENNYAGTLIESCGLKGLRIGDAEVSEKHANFIINRGNATSLDIYRLIKYVKDVVYRQKGVLLEEEVKLINF; encoded by the coding sequence ATGAAACTGATCAGCGAAAATGTGTTTTTAAAGGATTATTATTTTTACCGGGCCGGCGGAACAGCACGTTATCTTGCCTGTCCGAAAACCGCCCAGGAACTGTCAGGTATTTTAGAATGGAGGCGGAAAAAAAAGGTTTCATATACACTTATTGGTGCCGGTTCAAATGTTCTTTTCAGCGATGACTTGTTTGACGGTCTTGTTATTGTACTTGCAGGTTTAAACAGGTGGATTGTAAGAAGCCGTCAGCGTGTGATTTGCGGGGCGGGGGTTCCTCTGCATTGTTTGATAGAGTTTACTGCTTTATCCGGACTTGCCGGCCTGGAAAATCTTTACGGTATTCCCGGTTCAACAGGAGGGTCCTGCTTAATGAATGCCGGGGCTTTCGGCAGCGAAATTTCAGATAATTTAGAGAAAGTGGAAGTTTTGGACAGTGAAGGGAGGGTACTAACATTAAGTAGAGGAGAAATTGAATTCGGTTACAGAAAATCTTCACTGGATGGATATATAGTTCTTAGTGCAGAGTTTTTGCTTAAATATGCAGATCCTATGTCATTGAGAAAAAAGATTGATTTAAGAGCGTCAAAAAGGGACGAAAAACAGCCTGTGGAATCCTGCTCCTGCGGTTCCGTTTTTAAAAGACCCGAAAACAATTATGCTGGTACGCTTATTGAATCGTGCGGGCTCAAAGGGTTACGAATCGGTGATGCAGAGGTTTCGGAGAAACACGCTAATTTTATTATAAATAGGGGTAATGCTACTAGTTTGGATATTTACAGACTTATTAAATATGTAAAAGATGTGGTTTACAGGCAGAAAGGGGTATTGCTTGAAGAGGAAGTTAAACTAATAAATTTTTAA
- a CDS encoding S-methyl-5'-thioinosine phosphorylase gives MKIGIIGGSGLYSIEAFNYTGEEKIDTDYGEPSAAFKIYEYYGNRYYFLARHGAGHEFPPHLVNYRANISAFKKAGVDAILSFAAVGGINADLSPGDIVISDNAIDFTNGRNHTFATKGNIHHIDITEPFCPELRKAVKKSCDSSGLNFSDKGVYICTNGPRMETAAEIKAFRGMGADIVGMTLFPECSLAREAEICYVNISVVANDAAGISRNKLTADEVVETVKKSEDKLKRIILNVDIDAVENRECDCRNALENTRISKGK, from the coding sequence ATGAAGATCGGTATTATTGGCGGAAGCGGTTTATATTCTATTGAAGCTTTTAATTATACCGGTGAGGAAAAAATTGACACCGATTACGGTGAACCTTCGGCTGCGTTTAAGATTTATGAGTATTACGGTAACAGATATTATTTTCTGGCAAGACATGGTGCCGGTCATGAATTCCCGCCTCATTTGGTGAACTACAGGGCAAATATTTCAGCCTTTAAAAAAGCAGGAGTGGATGCAATACTTTCATTTGCAGCAGTTGGAGGAATCAACGCAGACCTGAGTCCCGGGGATATCGTAATTTCAGATAATGCCATCGATTTTACAAACGGCAGAAATCATACCTTTGCAACCAAGGGTAATATACATCATATAGATATAACTGAACCGTTTTGTCCAGAACTCAGAAAAGCAGTCAAAAAAAGCTGTGATTCGTCCGGATTGAATTTTTCAGACAAAGGTGTATATATCTGTACTAACGGACCGAGAATGGAAACGGCAGCTGAAATCAAAGCTTTCAGAGGAATGGGTGCTGATATTGTAGGAATGACACTCTTTCCCGAGTGCTCACTGGCAAGAGAGGCGGAAATCTGTTATGTTAATATCAGTGTTGTCGCTAATGATGCAGCCGGTATTTCCCGTAACAAATTGACTGCGGATGAAGTGGTGGAAACGGTGAAAAAGAGTGAAGATAAACTGAAACGAATTATCCTGAATGTTGATATTGATGCTGTTGAAAACAGAGAGTGTGATTGCAGAAATGCACTTGAAAATACAAGAATAAGCAAGGGTAAATGA
- a CDS encoding trimeric intracellular cation channel family protein, whose translation MTVLYVFDLLGTFAFAVSGAIAAVRKKMDLYGILVLATVTAVGGGTIRDVLVGRVPPFIFRDITYFFVSITAGLLVFFFHKYVERRFKLLLIMDAIGLGTFTVIGISVGLKFDIGYFGAVFLGVMTATAGGMMRDVLQGEVPLVLQREIYASACIAGGLIFVCLDILNIVPDINVFISAAAVIAIRMISITKNWNLPKPKI comes from the coding sequence GTGACTGTCTTATATGTTTTTGACTTATTGGGCACATTTGCTTTTGCCGTCAGCGGTGCAATAGCTGCGGTACGAAAAAAGATGGACTTATACGGTATACTTGTTTTGGCCACCGTTACCGCTGTGGGCGGCGGGACAATCAGAGATGTGCTGGTGGGAAGGGTCCCGCCTTTTATATTTCGGGATATTACCTACTTTTTTGTTTCGATAACTGCCGGCTTGCTTGTCTTTTTCTTCCACAAGTATGTTGAGAGACGTTTTAAGCTTCTGTTGATAATGGATGCAATCGGTCTTGGAACATTTACTGTGATCGGAATTTCAGTGGGGTTGAAATTTGATATAGGTTATTTCGGCGCCGTTTTTCTCGGTGTTATGACTGCTACTGCAGGGGGGATGATGAGGGACGTTCTGCAGGGTGAAGTTCCTCTTGTGCTTCAGAGGGAGATATATGCCTCTGCGTGTATTGCCGGTGGGCTGATTTTTGTCTGCCTGGATATTTTAAATATTGTGCCGGATATAAATGTTTTTATTTCGGCTGCTGCTGTTATTGCAATACGAATGATATCCATTACAAAAAACTGGAATTTACCAAAGCCAAAAATATAA
- a CDS encoding ABC transporter ATP-binding protein has product MMSGYLVELININKTFKKGPAVINVLSDFNLRVEKGQFISIVGPSGVGKSTLLHIIGGLERPDSGIVNFEGEAVYKQKNAGLDSYRNNEVGFVFQFHYLLNDFTAIENVMMPALIGKISRNEAAKRAAEILEKVGMSDRESHYPMELSGGEQQRVAVARALMNNPKLLLADEPTGNLDKKNSYGVFELFKKLNEEGVTVILVTHDEHLSGLSDKEIKLEKV; this is encoded by the coding sequence ATGATGAGCGGTTACTTGGTTGAGTTGATAAATATTAATAAAACATTTAAAAAGGGGCCGGCTGTCATCAATGTGCTTAGTGATTTTAACCTGCGCGTTGAAAAGGGGCAGTTTATTTCAATTGTGGGCCCGTCTGGAGTGGGTAAGTCAACACTGCTTCATATTATCGGAGGACTGGAAAGACCGGATTCCGGTATTGTCAATTTTGAAGGTGAAGCTGTTTATAAACAAAAAAATGCGGGGCTTGACAGTTATAGGAATAACGAAGTGGGGTTTGTTTTTCAGTTTCATTACCTCCTTAACGACTTTACAGCCATTGAAAATGTCATGATGCCCGCCTTGATCGGCAAAATATCAAGAAATGAGGCGGCAAAGAGGGCTGCGGAGATTCTGGAAAAGGTGGGAATGAGTGACAGGGAAAGTCACTATCCTATGGAGCTTTCAGGAGGAGAGCAGCAGCGGGTTGCCGTTGCACGCGCTCTGATGAATAATCCCAAACTTTTACTGGCTGACGAACCCACAGGCAATTTGGACAAAAAGAACAGTTACGGTGTTTTTGAGCTGTTTAAGAAACTTAATGAGGAAGGCGTTACCGTTATACTCGTTACGCACGATGAGCACCTCTCAGGACTTTCCGACAAGGAAATCAAGCTGGAAAAGGTTTGA
- a CDS encoding lipoprotein-releasing ABC transporter permease subunit, which translates to MKISNFLAYRYLKSKKETKVLSFISLISIIGIVLGVATLIVVINVMIGFEDNLKQKILGANSHIIVNKIDGSAIDNWKETAEEIAKTDNVVGVSPFIISQVLLTSKERVSGVVLRGVIGKREIESSNIGKYMKRGNFDLKSDNATAKPPIILGKALANSLSTSIGEEIVVVSPFGKKGPFGFTPKMKKFRVAGIFDTGMYEYNNSLAYVNLHDIQNFMKMGDNVSGFSVKVKNFDNAGEIAEKIENKLGFPFWARDWLSMNQNLFSALKLEKAAMFVILTLIIVVASFNVISLITMTVKDKKRDIAIIRAMGASEKLIKNIFIKQGLYIGVVGTVFGNIIAYVICFVLKRYKLIELPADVYYMDSIPIKIVPEVFLLVTVCAIFITFISSIIPARQAAKMDPIEALRNE; encoded by the coding sequence ATGAAAATCAGCAATTTCCTGGCCTACAGGTATCTTAAATCTAAGAAAGAGACGAAGGTACTCTCTTTTATATCTTTGATTTCCATAATAGGAATAGTCCTCGGTGTGGCAACACTTATCGTCGTTATTAACGTGATGATAGGTTTTGAAGATAATCTCAAACAGAAAATCCTTGGAGCAAATTCCCATATTATTGTCAATAAAATTGACGGCAGTGCAATAGATAACTGGAAAGAAACGGCGGAAGAAATTGCAAAAACTGATAATGTCGTAGGTGTCTCACCGTTTATCATTAGCCAGGTACTGCTTACCAGTAAAGAGCGTGTCAGTGGAGTTGTTTTAAGGGGAGTAATAGGAAAAAGAGAGATAGAATCTTCAAATATCGGTAAATATATGAAAAGGGGAAATTTTGATTTAAAAAGTGATAATGCAACGGCTAAACCTCCGATTATTCTCGGGAAAGCTTTGGCAAACAGTCTTTCAACAAGTATAGGAGAAGAGATTGTTGTGGTTTCACCGTTTGGCAAAAAGGGGCCGTTCGGCTTTACTCCGAAAATGAAAAAGTTTCGGGTTGCAGGTATTTTTGATACAGGGATGTATGAGTATAACAATTCACTTGCCTATGTTAATTTACATGATATTCAGAACTTTATGAAAATGGGAGATAACGTTTCAGGTTTTAGTGTGAAAGTCAAAAATTTTGATAATGCCGGAGAAATTGCCGAAAAAATTGAAAACAAACTGGGCTTTCCTTTTTGGGCAAGAGACTGGCTGAGTATGAATCAGAATCTTTTTTCTGCACTAAAGCTGGAGAAGGCCGCTATGTTTGTTATATTAACGTTAATAATCGTCGTTGCATCTTTTAACGTGATCAGTCTTATTACGATGACGGTTAAGGATAAAAAACGCGATATTGCAATAATAAGAGCCATGGGTGCTTCTGAGAAATTGATTAAAAATATTTTCATCAAACAGGGCTTATATATAGGTGTAGTGGGCACTGTTTTCGGGAATATTATCGCTTATGTAATATGTTTTGTTTTAAAACGTTACAAATTGATAGAGCTTCCGGCTGATGTGTACTATATGGACAGTATTCCTATAAAAATTGTTCCTGAAGTTTTTCTGCTTGTTACAGTTTGTGCTATTTTTATCACATTTATATCATCGATTATCCCTGCAAGGCAGGCTGCAAAGATGGATCCTATCGAAGCGTTGAGGAATGAATGA
- the guaA gene encoding glutamine-hydrolyzing GMP synthase has protein sequence MNIHDEKILILDFGSQYTQLIARRIREARVYCEIHPCTVDFNKIEEFEPKGIILSGGPGSVYAEDSPQVDERIFDMGVPVLGICYGMQIICKHFGGVVSRSAEREYGRSELHINNDTDLFRGVSSEDKITVWMSHGDKLDSMPENFSVIGYTKNAPIAAMKHISRPFYAIQFHPEVVHTPKGSEIFRNFVVDICGCKQIWTSGNFIHTEIDKIREIVGDKRVLCALSGGVDSSVVAVLLHEAIGSNLTCVFVDNGLLRKGEADDVVKTFRDSFSINLVHVDARKRFLNVLKGVTDPEEKRKKIGNTFIEVFEEEAVKHGPFEFLAQGTLYPDVIESVSFKGPSATIKTHHNVGGLPERMNFSLIEPLRELFKDEVRKVGLELGIPEKMIMRHPFPGPGLAIRILGEVTEDRLAILRLADAIAINEIKGAGLYNEIWQAFSVLLPVQSVGVMGDNRTYENVLAFRAVSSVDGMTADWSRIPYEVLGSISNRIINEVQGINRVVYDISSKPPATIEWE, from the coding sequence ATGAATATTCATGACGAAAAGATTCTGATACTGGATTTCGGTTCCCAGTATACACAGTTGATAGCGAGAAGGATAAGAGAGGCGCGTGTTTACTGTGAAATACACCCCTGTACCGTAGATTTCAACAAAATAGAGGAGTTTGAGCCCAAGGGTATTATCCTCTCTGGGGGGCCGGGGAGTGTTTATGCAGAGGATTCCCCTCAGGTTGACGAAAGGATTTTCGATATGGGGGTTCCTGTGCTGGGTATCTGCTATGGGATGCAGATTATATGTAAACACTTCGGGGGAGTTGTTTCCCGGTCAGCTGAAAGAGAATACGGCAGAAGCGAACTGCATATAAATAATGATACAGATTTGTTCAGGGGGGTTTCCTCCGAGGATAAAATTACGGTTTGGATGAGCCATGGAGATAAACTTGACAGTATGCCTGAGAACTTTTCTGTGATAGGTTATACGAAAAATGCACCGATTGCAGCTATGAAACATATTTCCAGGCCTTTTTATGCTATCCAGTTTCATCCGGAAGTTGTTCATACTCCTAAGGGTAGTGAAATTTTCAGAAACTTTGTTGTTGATATCTGCGGCTGCAAGCAGATATGGACTTCCGGTAATTTTATCCACACCGAGATTGATAAAATACGCGAAATAGTTGGAGATAAAAGGGTTTTATGCGCTTTGAGCGGAGGGGTGGATTCATCAGTAGTTGCCGTACTTTTGCATGAAGCAATAGGAAGCAACCTTACATGTGTGTTTGTGGATAACGGTCTTCTCCGTAAAGGTGAAGCCGATGATGTGGTAAAAACTTTCAGAGACAGTTTCAGTATAAATCTTGTCCATGTGGATGCAAGAAAACGGTTCCTAAATGTTTTGAAAGGTGTAACCGATCCCGAAGAAAAGCGGAAAAAGATTGGAAATACTTTTATTGAAGTTTTTGAAGAGGAAGCTGTAAAACACGGCCCGTTTGAATTTCTGGCACAGGGTACTCTTTACCCTGATGTTATAGAATCTGTTTCATTTAAGGGTCCCTCTGCCACTATAAAAACACACCACAATGTAGGGGGGCTGCCGGAAAGGATGAATTTCAGTCTCATTGAACCGCTCAGGGAACTGTTTAAGGACGAGGTGAGGAAAGTAGGTCTTGAGCTGGGAATCCCCGAAAAGATGATTATGCGCCACCCGTTTCCGGGACCGGGGCTTGCTATCAGAATTTTAGGAGAGGTTACTGAGGACAGACTTGCGATACTGAGGCTGGCAGATGCCATAGCTATAAATGAAATAAAAGGGGCCGGTCTTTACAATGAAATATGGCAGGCATTTTCCGTATTGCTTCCTGTTCAGTCGGTGGGAGTTATGGGAGATAACAGAACATATGAAAATGTCCTTGCATTCAGAGCTGTTTCCAGTGTTGACGGTATGACTGCCGATTGGTCAAGGATTCCTTATGAGGTTCTGGGATCTATATCAAACAGAATTATTAACGAAGTCCAGGGGATTAACAGGGTTGTTTACGATATCAGTTCCAAACCGCCGGCAACCATTGAATGGGAGTAA